A genomic segment from Zygotorulaspora mrakii chromosome 1, complete sequence encodes:
- the THR1 gene encoding homoserine kinase (similar to Saccharomyces cerevisiae THR1 (YHR025W); ancestral locus Anc_5.269), with translation MPRTFKITVPASSANIGPGYDVLGIGLSLSLELEVTIDPKQAQDTNDDPNNCKLSYTEDSEGFDSVPLSSDANLITRTALYVLRCNNIRNFPSGTKIQVRNPIPLGRGLGSSGAAVVAGVMLGNEVGKLKFSKQRMLDYCLMIERHPDNITAAMMGGFCGSFLRDLTPQEVERREIPLSEVLPEPSGGENTGLVPPLPPTDIGRHVKYQWNPKIKCIAIIPQFELSTADSRGVLPKAYTTQDVVFNLQRLAVLTTALTMDPPNADLIYPAMQDRVHQPYRKTLIPGLTEILSSVTPSTYPGLLGICLSGAGPTILAVATENFEEISQEIINRFAKKQVHCTWKLLEPAYEGANVEEI, from the coding sequence ATGCCACGCACTTTCAAGATTACCGTTCCTGCTTCGAGTGCCAACATTGGGCCGGGCTACGATGTACTAGGTATTGGTTTGTCACTGTCCCTGGAGCTGGAGGTTACCATTGACCCAAAACAGGCTCAGGATACAAACGATGATCCAAATAATTGTAAATTAAGCTACACGGAGGACAGTGAGGGCTTTGATAGTGTACCTTTGAGCTCGGATGCCAATCTGATAACGAGAACTGCTCTGTATGTTCTTCGTTGCAATAATATTAGGAACTTTCCCTCAGGAACCAAAATCCAGGTGCGCAATCCTATCCCGTTGGGGAGAGGGCTTGGTTCTTCCGGAGCCGCAGTTGTTGCGGGTGTTATGCTCGGTAACGAGGTTGGTAAGCTGAAGTTCTCCAAGCAACGCATGCTTGATTACTGTCTAATGATCGAGCGCCATCCGGATAATATCACAGCAGCAATGATGGGTGGATTCTGTGGCTCATTTTTGAGAGATTTGACCCCACAGGAAGTGGAAAGACGGGAAATCCCATTGAGCGAAGTGCTACCGGAACCTAGCGGCGGCGAAAATACCGGTCTCGTGCCACCTTTACCACCTACTGATATTGGTAGGCATGTAAAATATCAATGGAATCCTAAGATCAAGTGTATTGCAATTATTCCCCAATTCGAACTCTCCACCGCAGATTCCAGAGGAGTGTTGCCAAAGGCATATACTACCCAGGACGTTGTTTTCAACTTGCAAAGACTCGCTGTGTTAACTACAGCACTAACAATGGATCCTCCAAACGCTGATTTGATCTATCCTGCAATGCAGGACCGCGTCCATCAACCTTACAGAAAGACGCTAATCCCAGGGCTCACGGAAATTCTTTCAAGTGTTACCCCATCCACGTACCCAGGTCTTTTAGGTATATGTCTTTCCGGTGCAGGTCCAACAATCCTAGCTGTGGCTACGGagaactttgaagaaatttcacAAGAGATTATAAACCGTTTTGCCAAGAAGCAAGTTCACTGTACCTGGAAGTTACTGGAACCCGCTTATGAGGGTGCCAATGTCGAAGAGATATAA
- the MAS2 gene encoding mitochondrial-processing protease subunit alpha (similar to Saccharomyces cerevisiae MAS2 (YHR024C); ancestral locus Anc_5.268) encodes MLKFAGKKYYSQFAKDSFRLSKLSNGMKVTTSGSPGHFSALGLYIGAGSRYEKRSLKGCTHILDRLAFKSTEHQDARTITETLELLGGNYQCTSSRETMMYQASVFHRDVEKMLNLMCETVRFPRITEEELEEQKLTAQYEIDETWLKPDLALPELLHTTAYSGETLGSPLLCPRELVPSISRYYLMDYKNKFYTPENTVAAFVGLPHEKAVEIAEKHFGDWESSHPPISKSAAVYTGGETCIPPGPVFGGLPELYHIQIGFEGLPIDHPDIYALATLQTLLGGGGSFSAGGPGKGMYSRLYTHVLNQFYFIENCVAFNHSYSDSGIFGISVSCVPEAASQVVEVIASQFHNTFANDNLQLTEDEVSRAKNQLKSSLLMNLESKLVELEDMGRQVQIHGTKIPVSEMISKIEKLTPSDIKRVAEMVFTGKVRNSANSSGKATIVMQGTREAFGDVEGVLRNYGLGNYPKSTSHSSQSISKKAKWF; translated from the coding sequence ATGCTTAAGTTTGCTGGTAAAAAATACTACTCGCAGTTCGCTAAGGATAGCTTCCGACTGTCTAAATTATCGAATGGAATGAAGGTAACGACATCAGGATCTCCGGGTCATTTTAGTGCCTTGGGGCTGTACATCGGCGCCGGATCTCGTTATGAGAAAAGGAGCCTCAAGGGCTGCACACATATTCTTGATCGATTGGCGTTCAAATCTACAGAGCATCAAGATGCGAGGACCATCACTGAGACATTGGAGCTACTGGGAGGGAATTACCAATGCACGTCGTCCCGAGAGACGATGATGTACCAGGCGTCTGTGTTCCATAGAGATGTCGAAAAGATGCTGAATCTTATGTGCGAGACTGTCAGATTTCCAAGAATTACTGAAGAAGAGTTGGAAGAGCAAAAGTTGACCGCGCAGTACGAAATTGACGAAACATGGTTAAAACCGGATCTGGCTCTACCCGAACTTCTACACACTACTGCATACTCTGGAGAGACTCTGGGCTCGCCATTGCTTTGTCCTCGTGAACTGGTTCCATCTATTTCACGTTATTACTTGATGGActataaaaataaattttatACACCTGAGAATACGGTTGCAGCGTTTGTTGGGTTACCACATGAAAAAGCAGTAGAGATCGCCGAAAAGCATTTTGGTGATTGGGAATCTAGTCACCCTCCTATTTCCAAGTCTGCAGCAGTTTATACTGGCGGTGAAACTTGTATTCCACCCGGCCCCGTTTTCGGTGGCCTTCCAGAACTGTATCATATACAGATTGGTTTCGAAGGGTTACCCATCGATCATCCTGATATCTATGCACTAGCTACTCTACAAACTTTATTAGGTGGTGGTGGATCTTTTAGTGCTGGTGGCCCGGGAAAAGGTATGTATTCACGGCTGTACACACACGTTCTAAATCAATTCTATTTCATTGAGAATTGTGTCGCATTCAATCACTCATACTCTGATTCTGGTATATTCGGAATATCCGTTTCATGCGTGCCGGAAGCAGCATCGCAAGTCGTGGAGGTTATAGCTAGTCAATTTCACAATACATTTGCGAATGATAACTTACAGTTGACTGAAGACGAAGTATCTAGGGCGAAAAATCAATTAAAGTCATCtttattgatgaatttagAATCCAAATTAGTGGAGCTGGAAGATATGGGTAGACAAGTTCAGATTCATGGCACTAAGATTCCTGTCTCGGAGATGATATCGAAGATTGAGAAATTGACGCCGAGTGATATAAAACGTGTTGCCGAAATGGTATTTACTGGAAAAGTTCGTAATTCAGCAAACTCTAGTGGTAAGGCAACTATAGTTATGCAAGGTACCAGAGAGGCTTTTGGTGATGTAGAAGGCGTGTTGAGAAATTACGGACTGGGCAACTATCCAAAATCTACTAGCCATTCTTCTCAAAGCATAAGCAAAAAGGCAAAATGGTTTTAG
- the VMA16 gene encoding H(+)-transporting V0 sector ATPase subunit c'' (similar to Saccharomyces cerevisiae PPA1 (YHR026W); ancestral locus Anc_5.270), translating into MSTAKESQNDSLIGSFSFTKCLNYTVVSVATVYILYKLFTGHGTDINVGKFLERSSPYMWANIGIASCIGLSVVGAAWGIFITGSSIIGAGVRAPRITTKNLISIIFCEVVAIYGLITSIIFSSKLTVAAPENLLSKSNLYTGYSLFWAGLTVGVSNLICGVAVGVTGATAAISDASDSTLFVKILVIEIFGSLLGILGLIVGLLMAAKTVEFQ; encoded by the coding sequence ATGTCTACGGCTAAGGAATCGCAGAATGACTCATTGATTGgaagtttttcattcaCAAAGTGTTTGAACTATACGGTGGTTTCAGTAGCGACGGTATACATCCTTTACAAATTATTTACTGGACATGGAACAGATATCAATGTGGGTAAATTCTTGGAAAGATCCTCGCCCTATATGTGGGCCAATATTGGAATTGCTAGTTGCATAGGTCTAAGTGTTGTGGGTGCGGCCTGGGGAATTTTCATTACAGGATCTTCTATTATCGGTGCCGGTGTACGCGCACCAAGAATCACTACCAAGAATCTGATttctattattttttgtgaAGTTGTTGCCATTTATGGTTTGATCACATCAATTATTTTCTCCTCGAAACTAACTGTCGCAGCTCCAGAAAACCTACTCTCTAAATCGAATTTGTATACCGGATATTCATTGTTTTGGGCAGGGTTGACGGTTGGTGTCTCCAACTTGATTTGCGGTGTCGCAGTTGGTGTGACGGGTGCCACTGCAGCTATCTCTGATGCATCAGACTCTACTCTTTTTGTGAAAATTCTTGTTATAGAAATTTTTGGCTCCCTTTTGGGTATCCTTGGGCTGATTGTTGGGTTGCTGATGGCTGCAAAGACTGTTGAATTCCAATGA
- the RPN1 gene encoding proteasome regulatory particle base subunit RPN1 (similar to Saccharomyces cerevisiae RPN1 (YHR027C); ancestral locus Anc_5.271) has product MSDNVEKQTEEVHDEKVVAAKEQSAKKKGNSVEEEQLSEEDQKLKTDLELLVDRLKENDSELYELSLNQLKEFIKKSTSSMTAVPKPLKFLRPSYPSLCGIYDSWTDDSLKASLAEILSVLAMTYSDNNKHDSLRFALLSGAKNIESWGHEYIRHLALEIGETYNDQIEKEGSGSNSEEDFSERTGSKEDFEFSKGSILRLCLDIVPYFLKHNGETEAVDLLLEIEAIDKLPQYVDENTFERVCQYMVACVPLLPPPEDVSFLQTAYSIYLSESQLTEALSLAIRLDDESLVRSVFDATSDPIVQKQLAYNLSFQKSSFEYESVQDIIGNTKLSEHFLYLAKELNLTVPKVPEDVYKSHLDSSKSVFSGTGLDSAQQNLAAAFVNGFLNLGYCNDKMVVDNDNWIYKTKGDGMTSSVASIGSIYQWNLDGLQQLDKYLYVEEPEVKAGALLGIGISTCGVHDGDVEPALLLLQDYVTNPNTKISSAAILGLGIAFAGSKNDEVLGLLLPIAADTSLPIETSAITSLVLAQTFVGTCNGDITAVIMDNFLERSGADLKTEWVRFLTLALGVLYMGQGEQVDDVLETISAIEHPITSAIEVLVSACAYAGTGDVLLIQDLLHRLTPKATKKEGEDDENEEEEQEAQANAISEFLAGHENATEEDPVASTSDSRNIDGENDSAGNVESETITEEKKEEELVNENGIDGEGEDVKDDNEDDSSVVVDELSYAVLGIAMIALGENIGKEMSLRHFGHLMHYGNEHIRSMVPLAMGLVSIADPQMKVFDTLSRFSHDADLNVSMNSIFAMGMCGAGTNNARLAQLLRQLASYYSREQDALFVTRFAQGLVHLGKGTMTIDVFNDADVLNKVSLASILTVLVGLVSPSFMLKNHQLFYMLNSAVRPKFILTLNEEGEPIKVNVRVGQAVDTVGQAGKPKTITGWITQSTPVLLNHGERAELETDEYLSYASHIEGVVILKKNPNYEKEE; this is encoded by the coding sequence ATGTCTGATAACGTGGAAAAGCAAACCGAGGAGGTCCACGATGAGAAAGTAGTTGCTGCTAAGGAGCAATCTGCCAAAAAGAAGGGCAATTCCGTCGAAGAAGAACAGTTATCCGAAGAAGATCAGAAGTTAAAGACTGATCTCGAACTTCTTGTAGATAGACTAAAAGAAAACGATTCAGAACTATATGAACTATCCTTGAATCAACTGAAGGAATTCATAAAGAAATCGACGAGTTCCATGACGGCGGTTCCAAAGCCGCTCAAATTCCTACGTCCATCATATCCTAGCCTTTGTGGGATCTATGACAGCTGGACTGATGACTCTTTGAAAGCATCTCTGGCTGAGATACTATCCGTTTTGGCAATGACCTACTCTGACAACAACAAACACGACTCACTGAGGTTCGCTCTGCTTTCCGGTgccaaaaatattgaaagcTGGGGTCACGAATATATTCGCCACTTGGCGCTAGAGATTGGCGAAACTTATAATGACcagattgaaaaagaaggtTCAGGAAGTAACagtgaagaagatttttcCGAACGGACGGGTAGtaaagaagattttgaattctcaAAAGGCAGTATTTTACGGCTATGTTTAGACATAgttccatattttttgaagcacaACGGCGAGACAGAAGCGGTAGATTTACTGCTTGAGATCGAGGCGATAGACAAACTACCTCAATACGTTGATGAAAACACTTTTGAGAGAGTTTGCCAATACATGGTTGCATGTGTACCCTTATTACCTCCTCCCGAAGACGTCTCTTTTTTACAAACAGCATATTCCATATATTTATCCGAATCTCAATTGACGGAGGCATTATCTTTGGCAATCAGGTTGGATGATGAGTCTTTGGTGAGATCCGTTTTTGATGCAACTAGTGATCCTATAGTACAAAAACAGCTGGCCTACAACTTgtcatttcaaaaatcttcgTTTGAGTACGAATCAGTCCAAGATATTATTGGTAATACGAAGTTATCAGAGCATTTCTTATACTTGGCCAAAGAGTTAAATCTAACTGTCCCTAAAGTCCCAGAGGATGTTTATAAAAGTCACCTGGATAGTTCAAAATCCGTTTTCTCAGGAACGGGCTTAGATTCTGCTCAGCAGAATTTAGCAGCAGCTTTTGTAAACGGATTTTTAAATTTGGGTTATTGTAATGATAAAATGGTTGTTGACAATGATAACTGGATTTATAAGACAAAAGGTGATGGTATGACATCTTCAGTGGCAAGTATCGGTTCAATTTATCAGTGGAACCTAGACGGTTTACAGCAATTGGATAAATATTTATATGTGGAGGAACCTGAAGTCAAAGCAGGTGCTTTATTGGGTATTGGTATCTCCACATGTGGTGTCCATGATGGTGACGTTGAACCGGCTTTACTACTGTTACAAGACTATGTTACAAATCCTAATACAAAGATAAGCTCCGCAGCCATATTAGGGCTTGGAATCGCTTTTGCTGGTagcaaaaatgatgaagtGCTTGGTCTTTTACTACCAATCGCAGCTGATACTTCACTCCCTATTGAAACTTCTGCTATAACCTCTTTGGTTCTTGCTCAAACATTTGTTGGAACTTGTAATGGGGATATAACGGCTGTCATCATGGATAACTTCTTAGAGCGCTCAGGTGCCGATTTAAAAACAGAATGGGTTAGATTTTTAACCCTTGCATTAGGTGTGCTTTACATGGGACAAGGTGAGCAAGTCGATGATGTCTTGGAAACAATTAGTGCCATCGAACATCCTATAACATCTGCTATCGAGGTACTAGTAAGCGCTTGTGCTTATGCAGGTACCGGCGATGTTCTATTAATTCAAGATTTATTACATCGCTTAACACCAAAAGCTACAAAGAAGGAGGGcgaggatgatgaaaatgaagaagaagaacaGGAAGCACAAGCCAATGCGATCAGTGAATTCCTAGCGGGTCATGAAAATGCCACGGAGGAGGATCCTGTAGCAAGCACTAGTGATAGCAGAAACATTGATGGAGAGAATGATTCAGCTGGCAATGTCGAATCAGAAACAATCAccgaagagaaaaaagaagaagaactaGTAAATGAGAATGGTATCGACGGGGAAGGTGAAGATGTAAAGGACGATAATGAAGACGACTCCTCCGTAGTGGTAGATGAGCTATCGTATGCTGTTTTGGGTATTGCAATGATTGCCCTTGGTGAGAATATAGGGAAAGAAATGTCTCTACGTCATTTTGGCCATTTAATGCATTATGGTAATGAACATATTCGTAGTATGGTACCATTGGCTATGGGTCTTGTTTCAATCGCTGATCCACAAATGAAAGTATTTGATACTTTATCGCGCTTTTCACATGATGCCGATCTCAATGTTTCTATGAATTCCATCTTTGCTATGGGTATGTGTGGTGCTGGTACCAATAATGCAAGGTTGGCCCAACTTTTAAGACAGTTGGCAAGCTATTATTCTCGCGAACAGGATGCTCTATTTGTTACCAGATTTGCTCAAGGTTTGGTTCATTTGGGTAAAGGTACAATGACAATTGACGTTTTTAATGATGCAGATGTTTTGAATAAAGTCAGTTTGGCCTCAATACTGACAGTCTTAGTTGGTTTAGTATCTCCTAGTTTCATGTTGAAGAATCATCAACTCTTCTATATGTTGAATAGTGCCGTGAGACCCAAATTCATATTGACACTAAATGAAGAGGGTGAGCCAATAAAGGTTAATGTACGCGTAGGCCAGGCAGTCGATACTGTAGGTCAAGCCGGTAAACCAAAGACTATTACAGGTTGGATAACTCAGTCAACTCCAGTCCTACTGAACCATGGTGAAAGAGCAGAATTAGAAACGGATGAATATCTCAGCTATGCGAGTCACATTGAGGGTGTTGTTATCTTAAAGAAAAACCCTAATtacgaaaaagaagaatag